The genome window TGCCCGGCGCGTGCCCCCCTCGACCCGACTCGGGCGAATACGGTCCGCAGAGAGATCGCCGGCGGTGCGTCGCGGGCCCGGCGGGGGCGGCGCGGCGCGCCGATTTCGAGCCGCGCCATGCGCGCCAGATGGACGCCCAGGCCCCCTCGCGTGTGAGCATGAGGCGCGCCGCGCCGCCCCCGCCGGGCCCGCAACTCAATGCAGAGAATGTCTCCGCGTTGGACCGGATTTGACCGTGTCGGGACGCGATGCTAGGATGCGCGGCATCTTGCTCTGGCGCTCATTCCTGGCGGTCCTGTCGGTGCTTCTCCTCGCCGGGTGCGGCGAAGGCCCCCGCCCCAACATCCTTCTCATCGTGATGGACACGGCACGCGGCGACCGCTTCCCGTGGAGCGGCTACGCGCGCCCGACCGCGCCCCACCTCGAGGACCTGGCGCGCGAAGGGGCGGTCTACACGCAGGCCTTTTCGCCCGCTCCCTGGACGGTGCCGGCGCACGCCAGCCTGTTCACCGGGGAGTATCCCTCGCTTCACAAGACCGACTGCGGCTCGCTCCGGCTGCCCGACGCGGCGGTGACCCTGGCCGAGACGCTGCACGCGGCGGGATACAGGACGATTGGCTACACCGCCAATCCGTGGATCGGCAGGGAGTACAACTTCCAGCAGGGATTCGACACCTACGGCGAGACCTGGCGGCTGGTCCCGAAGGACAGCGAAGACACGGGGGCCGCGCTGACCAACGAGAAGGTCCTGCGCTGGCTCGAGTGGCGCGCGGGCAGCGCCGACGCCCGGCGCCAGCCGTTCTTCCTCTTCATCAACTATTTCGAGCCGCACCTGCCGTATCACCCCCCCGAGCCGGAGCGATCGCGACTCCTGCGCGCGGGACTCGACCCGGCGCGCGTGCAACGCCTCAGCCGGCTGGGCCACCCGGACGAGATGCGCTACATCGTCGGGCTGTCCGATCTGAGCGGCGACGACCTGGCGATCCTGAGCGAGCTGTACGACGGGGAGATCGCCTACGTCGACCGGCGCGCGGGGGAGGTCCTCGACCTGCTGCGCCGGCAGGGGATTCTCGACGGGACGATCGTCGCCGTCGCCGGCGATCACGGGGAGAACATCGGCGACCATCACATGATGGACCACAAGCTGAGCGTGCACGACACCCTGCTGCGCGTGCCGCTCGTGCTGCGCTACCCGCCGGCGGTTGCCGCCGGCCAGAGGATCGATGTGCCGGTGCAGATGCACGACCTGTACCCGACGCTCCTGGGGCTCGCGGGAGTGAGGCCGCCGGACGGAACGCCGGTCGAGGCGGTCCCCCTGCCCGGAGCGGGGCTGCCGGGAGCCGGGCGCGGCGCGAGCCAGCCGATCATCGGCGAGTTCGTCGGCCCGCCGGTCGACTTCATCAAAATCATGGAGGATCTCTTCCCGGGCCATGACCTGTCGTCCTACGACCGCACCCTCGTGGCGCTGCGGCAGGACGGCTGGAAGATCCAGTGGGGATCGGACGGCCGGCACTCCCTCTACCACGTCGCTCTGGATCCCGGAGAGACGGTCGATCGCGCCGCGGAAGAGCCGGAGCGCGTGAAGCAGATGGACCGGCAGGTGAAGGAGTGGCTGCAGCGCCCGGCCCGCCGCGCCCGTCTGGCGCGCTGAGGGCCGCCATGTGGACCGGTGTTCCCCCGGCCGCCCCCGCTTGACACCCCGGCCCGCCGCTGGCTTATAGTCGAGGCATGCCTCCCAAAGAGAGAGTCTCGCTCGTCAAGACGTCGCTCCCGGGCCCCAAGTCCAAGCTGTTGATTCAGAAGGAGTCGCGGCTGATGGCCGCGGGGGCCTACGGGGCCACCGAAGATCGCCGGTTCATGGCGGTCAAGGCCCAGGGGTCCCTGATCGAGGACGTCGACGGGAACCGGTTCATCGACTTCGGGTCGGGCTGGGGGACCAACAACGTCGGCAACTGCAACCCCGAGGTCGTGGAGGCGGTGAACTCCACCATGCGGGAGCTCGGGGTCACGTGCTGGACCAGCGCCGGCAACACCGCGCAGCGCCTCGACCTGGCCGAGAAGCTCCTGGCCGTCTGCCCGAAGCGCACCGACCGCGTGCTGTTCCTGACCACGGGGACCGAGGCGGTCGAGGCGGCGCTCCGGGTGATGCGGCGCGCCTCGGGGAGGCAGTTCGTCATCTCCTTCTACGGGCAGTACCACGGGCTGTCGTACGGCTGCATGGCGGCGGGACCGCTGGAGGCGCACGTGCGCGAGGATGTCGCTCCCCTGGTCAACGGCTTCGTCTACGCCCCGTACCCGTACAGCTACCGGACGCCGCTGCATTCGCGAACCGGCGGCGGGGCGGGCCGCGCGACCCTCGAGTACATCGAGGACCTCATCCTGACGTACGAAGTGCCACCGGAGCGGATCGCCGGCGTCCTGGTCGAGCCGGTGGTCGGCGAGGCCGGCGTCTGGGTCCCGCCGGACGATTTCCTGCCGGGGCTGCGCGACCTGTGCGACAAGCACGACTGGTACCTGTGCATCGACGAGGTGCAGAGCGGCTTCGGGCGCTGCGGCAAGATGTGGGCCTTCGAGCACTGGGATGTCGAGCCCGATCTGATCGTCATCGGAAAGGGCCTGTCGGGCGGGTCCATGCCGATCGCGGCCGTGGCCGGGCGGCACGAGATCTTCGACGCGGCCGAGGCGTTCGTGGCCGGGACCTACGCCGGCCACCCCGCGGCCTGCGCCGCTGGGGCGAAGACGCTCGAGATCATGGCGCGCGACCGCGTCCTGGAACATGCCACCGAGCTGGGAGACTACGGCATGAAGCGGCTGCGCGCGATGAAGGAGAAGCACCGGATCATCGGAGAGGTCCGAGGCAAGGGCCTGTGGCTCACCGCCGAATTCATCAAGGACCCCAAGACGCGGGAGAAGAACTTCGAGGCGGCCGCCAGGGTCAACGAGCACTGCCTGAAGAACGGTCTCTACTACATCCACGACAGCATCTCGTGGTTCGTGCGCATCCAGCCGCCGCTCACCATCGAGCGCCCCCTCTTCGAGCAGGGGATGGACATCCTCGAAGACGCGATCGCCGCCGCGAGCGCGGGGCGCTAGGCCGGGCTCTTCCAGCCGCCAGGCCGTCCTTTCCGGATCCGGGGACTCAGCGCCAGGAGGAGGGGTGTTCCTTCCAGGGGTGCTGGAAGACGCCCTCGATCTTCGGGTCGTTGGGGGCGAACCCGGTGCGCTCGCAGAGGAGTCGGCGCAGCTCGTCCTGGACTTCTTTCGGCGGCGGCTGGACCTCGTGCTTGTCGAGCAGCAGCCGCATCCTGTCGCGCGCCAGCTGCACCTCGTCCTTGCCGCGCCGCTTCCAGTCTCCGTACGTGCCGCGGAACGAGATCTTCGGCCAGTACCCCTGGCCCGACTTCAGGAACTCGCGCGTGTACGGCTGCCCCAGGTGGTGGTTCGGCGAGTGGCCGACGGACATGATCGATTCGACCATCAGCTTCTCGCGCGTCAGCTCCATGCCGTTGCGCACGAACGACAGGATGTTGCACATCTCCTCGTCGATCACCATCTGCGGGAACGACAGGGTGTTGCCGTCCTCGAGGATGCCGATGCCGACCAGGAGGTCGCAGCCCGACAGGGCGGCGGTCATGCCGGTCGCCATGTTCTCGTAAGCGCACTGGATGCCGGGGATCTTCGCGTCGGAGCAGATGCCCCCCGCCATGTACGGCACGTGGTAGAACTCGGTCATCTGCGCGAACGGCAGGTTGAGCATGATGCCTTCGGGCGAGGCGGTCGAGGCCAGGCCCGTCTTCATGTCGAGCGTCTCCGGGCCGGCGGGATAGATCATCGGCAGCCCCGGCTGCACCAGCTGGTAGAGGACCAGGCCGCTCAGGAACTCGACGTTGGTCTGCAGGAGCGTTCCCGCCACGGTGATCGGGGCTGTGGCACCCTGCAGCGGCATCGGCCAGAAGACGATCGGCACCCACTCCTTCGCCAGGGCGATGCACGCCTCGGTCATCATGTCGTCGTGCTTCAGGGGAGAGACCGGGCAGGTGACCATCGAGAAATACGGACGGTCGCGCTGCTTGCGCCGGTCGCCGTACACGGCGTCGAGCATCGCCAGCAGGTAAGGGACGTCGTCCGGGTCCTGCACGCCCCCCACCATCTGGAAATGCTTCGACGACCACATGAAGGTCGAGGCCATCTCGAACAGCGCCCGGAAATCGGTCGAGGCATCGGTCGGGAAGACCGTCGACCACATCACCTTGATCGGGTCCAGCGCGTCGGCCAGCAGCGTGCTCAGCGCCAGGTCGTGCAGCGTCGAGGTGCGACGCTCGCCGGTCTTCTCGTCGATGGTGAAGGAGGCCTGCCCGTCGGTCATGTGGTGCATCTGCTCGCCGTCGATCACCGCGTCGTTCTTACCGTCGCGCGATGCCAACACGAACTTGCGGGGCACGGTCTTCATGGCGCGCTCGACCAGGTCCGGCTTGACCCAGGCGACCCCCTTGTCGCGGTCTACTTTTTGACCGTTGGCCTCCATGATGTCGAGCGCCTTGGTGTTCTCGTAGAGGACGCCGATCTTCTCGAGGATCTCGAGCGAGGCCTCGTGGACCAGGCGGACGTCCTTCTCGGTCAGCATCGTGACCTTGGGGCGCACGTTCATCAAGGGATCACCTCGTGAAATGGAGCGCTTGTGTATGCCGAGATCTTGTCACGGCGCGGTTTTGCGGGTCAATCCTTTTTCGGCAATTATTCCGCCATTTTCATGCCGTAACGGCAACGCGCTGTCCGCGTGGATGCCGTAATGGCTTGAGATCCCACGATTCGCAACGATGACGCGGCGGGCGGTCGGGTCGCCTCCGCGGAGCCTCGACCGTAGGCGCGCCATCCGACCATTGAATCCGGTTGATTGTTCCCCGGGGCGGTCCATACTTTAGGACGAAAACCAGCTAGGAAACGTCACGGAGGGGCCGGCATGTCCACCTTGAGCAGATCGCGGCGGCCGCTCGTCGTTCTTCTCGCCTGCGTACCCGTCATCCTTGGAGGATCGGGCGCCAGCCTGTCCGATCCGCTGCTTTCGGGTGTCTTCGTTGCTCCCGGGCCGGTCCTGCGCCTGGTCGATGCCGCGGACTTCAACGCCGACGGCTTCACCGACCTGGTCGCGCTGGATGAGGCTCAAGCGGTCAGGGTGTATCTCGGCAGCCCCGAGCTCCCGTTCGGCCTGCCGGCCTCGTTTTCCTACTTGTCGGGGGCCGCCAAGGTCACGGCGATCGCCGACATGGACGGCGATCGGAAGCCCGATCTCGTCGTGGGCACCCATGCGGACGTCGAGATCCTGCTAAACCGGGGGCACGGACTGCAGGAACGTCCGCAGACACCCGTTCTCGGCTCGGTCGATGGACTGACCGTCGGCGATTTCGACTCGGACGGCGTCGTCGACATCGCGACCACACGGAATTCCGCCCCCGGCGTCGCTGTGACTATCTCGTTCATGAGGGCGGACGATCCGTATCTACAGGCCGCCAGGCAGATTTCCTTGCCGCCCGGCCGCGGGCCGATCGCGCTCGTAGGCGCCGATTTCGACGGCGATGGCGACTTGGATCTGGCGGCCCTGAACCAGTGCGACAGCTCAGCGTGCGCTCACGGCTCGGTCTCGATCTATCGGAACGAAGGGGGTCGCGTGTTCGCGGCGCCCCGGTCGTTCGGGGTGGGCGTCTCGCCGGCCTCCTTGCAAACAGGGGACTTCAACGAGGACGGGCATCCGGATCTGGTGTCCGGCAACCGGGATCCCGAGGGCCTGTCGATCCTCCTCGGACGGGGTGACGGCTCGTTCGCGGACGAGACCCGGCTGTCGCCCACCGTCTCCGTCGCCTTGGATCAGCGGGCGGTGGCGGTCGGAGACTGGAATCTGGATGGTCATGCGGATCTCGTGGTGTCGGGATCGTTGGCCTACGGGGCGCTCTCCGGAAGCATAGGTATGATCGCCGTGCTCGACGGACGTGGAGACGGCACGTTCACCCCTTCCGGAATCTATGGGGCATCCATGGTGCCGGCCGGAGTCGTCTCGGGTGACTTCGATGGAGACCGCAAGCCGGATCTGGCGATCCGATCCTGGAATGCCGAGGCCTACGGGCCCAGGGCGGGGGGTATCGTCGTCCTCCCGGGGGACGGCCAGGGCGGCTTCGTCGGCGTGGAGGCGTTCCACACGCCACTCTTGGGGGCCTCCTTCGTCATGGACATCGCCACGGCTGATTTCAATCGGGACGGGCGCCGCGATCTGGTCGTCGCCGATCCGGCTCTGACGGTTTTTCTCCAGGATCTGGATGGGCGATACCTCCCCATGCCGTTCCTGTCGGGATACTCGGCGAACGCCGTGGCGATCGGGGACTTCAATGATGACGGAGTCGAGGACCTCGTTCTGGCCGACAACGAGAGCATCTCGATTCTGCCCGGAAACGGCGATGGCACCTTTCAGCCGGGCACGACGTTCCCAACCCTCTACCAGCCGCGCGACATCGTCGCCGCCGACTTTGACTTGGACGGGAGGGACGACATCGCGGTCCTCCACACCTACAACTACGTGTCCATCTTTCGCGGGCAGGGGGATGGGACCCTGAGAGAGGAGGCGCAGCACATCGCGTGCCCCTATCCTTCGGCTCTCATGCTCGGCGACTTCCACCCCGACGGACGGCAGGACATTGCCGTGATGTGCGGCGACAGGATCGTAATGTTCTTCAACGTCCCCGACTTCCTCTCCGGTCCGTTCGAGGTAACGACCGGCACCCATATCGCGATGACCCACGCCGATTTCAACGGC of Candidatus Polarisedimenticolia bacterium contains these proteins:
- a CDS encoding sulfatase; the protein is MRGILLWRSFLAVLSVLLLAGCGEGPRPNILLIVMDTARGDRFPWSGYARPTAPHLEDLAREGAVYTQAFSPAPWTVPAHASLFTGEYPSLHKTDCGSLRLPDAAVTLAETLHAAGYRTIGYTANPWIGREYNFQQGFDTYGETWRLVPKDSEDTGAALTNEKVLRWLEWRAGSADARRQPFFLFINYFEPHLPYHPPEPERSRLLRAGLDPARVQRLSRLGHPDEMRYIVGLSDLSGDDLAILSELYDGEIAYVDRRAGEVLDLLRRQGILDGTIVAVAGDHGENIGDHHMMDHKLSVHDTLLRVPLVLRYPPAVAAGQRIDVPVQMHDLYPTLLGLAGVRPPDGTPVEAVPLPGAGLPGAGRGASQPIIGEFVGPPVDFIKIMEDLFPGHDLSSYDRTLVALRQDGWKIQWGSDGRHSLYHVALDPGETVDRAAEEPERVKQMDRQVKEWLQRPARRARLAR
- a CDS encoding aspartate aminotransferase family protein, translating into MPPKERVSLVKTSLPGPKSKLLIQKESRLMAAGAYGATEDRRFMAVKAQGSLIEDVDGNRFIDFGSGWGTNNVGNCNPEVVEAVNSTMRELGVTCWTSAGNTAQRLDLAEKLLAVCPKRTDRVLFLTTGTEAVEAALRVMRRASGRQFVISFYGQYHGLSYGCMAAGPLEAHVREDVAPLVNGFVYAPYPYSYRTPLHSRTGGGAGRATLEYIEDLILTYEVPPERIAGVLVEPVVGEAGVWVPPDDFLPGLRDLCDKHDWYLCIDEVQSGFGRCGKMWAFEHWDVEPDLIVIGKGLSGGSMPIAAVAGRHEIFDAAEAFVAGTYAGHPAACAAGAKTLEIMARDRVLEHATELGDYGMKRLRAMKEKHRIIGEVRGKGLWLTAEFIKDPKTREKNFEAAARVNEHCLKNGLYYIHDSISWFVRIQPPLTIERPLFEQGMDILEDAIAAASAGR
- a CDS encoding trimethylamine methyltransferase family protein, producing the protein MNVRPKVTMLTEKDVRLVHEASLEILEKIGVLYENTKALDIMEANGQKVDRDKGVAWVKPDLVERAMKTVPRKFVLASRDGKNDAVIDGEQMHHMTDGQASFTIDEKTGERRTSTLHDLALSTLLADALDPIKVMWSTVFPTDASTDFRALFEMASTFMWSSKHFQMVGGVQDPDDVPYLLAMLDAVYGDRRKQRDRPYFSMVTCPVSPLKHDDMMTEACIALAKEWVPIVFWPMPLQGATAPITVAGTLLQTNVEFLSGLVLYQLVQPGLPMIYPAGPETLDMKTGLASTASPEGIMLNLPFAQMTEFYHVPYMAGGICSDAKIPGIQCAYENMATGMTAALSGCDLLVGIGILEDGNTLSFPQMVIDEEMCNILSFVRNGMELTREKLMVESIMSVGHSPNHHLGQPYTREFLKSGQGYWPKISFRGTYGDWKRRGKDEVQLARDRMRLLLDKHEVQPPPKEVQDELRRLLCERTGFAPNDPKIEGVFQHPWKEHPSSWR